AATTTCGCGCTCGAAAACGAGGTGCGTGGACTGGAGAAGGTTTACGACCGACTTCTCGGGCACGACAAGGCGACCGCATGAGCAAGGTAAAGTTCATCGGTCACAGCAAGCATCTCAAAGGCATCCGCAAGGCCTCCGACGGCAGCCTTGAACTGGTTCCGCTGAAACTTGTCGACACGATCCGCGAACTCGTGCGCCGCAAGGGGTTCGGCGGCCTTCTGGCAACCATTGCCGGTCGCGACGAATTTGTCGATCTCAGGCCTGTTGTCGAGCGTAACCTGATCCGCCGGCGCATCCGTTTCGGCTGGTTCTATTCGAACCCGCTGGTCGCCGCCATCTACCGGGCCATGGTGCTGCCTCGCGCCCGCATCCCAGCTGCGCTGCTCAAGCTCTGTTTCGACGAACACCCGGAAGCCCGGGCATTGGTCTTCAACGGCTTCCTGATGCCGGATGCGTTGACGCTCGAGGTCAGCAAGGCGCTTGGCCGCGAACGGCTGGTCATGGAGCTCGGCTTCTTCCCGAAGATGCTGCAGTATGACCGCAAGGGCATCAACTACGACAGCACCCTTCCCCGCGATCCCGCCTTCTACCGCTTGGTGGATGATCGGGTCGGCAAGGAAATGCCGGCGGACCTCGTGCGCCGCCAGAGCAAGCAGAAGGGTTCCGAGACCGCCTCCCTGCCGTCATCCTATGTCTTCGTACCCTTCCAGGTGCCGAGCGACATGCAGGTGCTCGCCCATTCGCCCTGGATCAGGGACATGGTGCATTTCTACGAGGTGATTGCCCGCCTCGCCGACCGCCAGCCAAATGTGCACTTCGTCATCAAGGAACATCCGAGCTTTCCGCTGTCGATCCGCGGCCACGTCAAGCCGCACAGCCGCATCCATTTCGCCAATCACAACGAGACCCGAAGCCTGATCGAAGGTGCCGACGCCGTCATCGTGATGAATTCGACCGTCGGCCTCGAGAGCCTGTTCCTCGGCAAGAAGGTCATCACCATCGGCAACGCGCCCTACAATATCGACGGCCTCGTGCTGCATGCCGGCAATGATGATGAACTGGCCGCCGCTTTTCAGGCGCTGAAAAACTGGGAACCCGACGCCGACCTTCGCACGACCGTCATAAGGTACATCTACAACGTCTTCCTGCTCAGGGGCGATCGCAACAATGCGGACGCGGCCATGATGGAGGCTCTTCGCCAGCGCGCCGAGGGAACCGACCAGCACAGCCTTTTCCTGAAAGAATTTGCCGAACGTTCGGGTCATGAAGACCGAACGGAGAGACAACCGGTCAGGGAAGGCCCGTAGCGACGATGAATATGCAAACCACGCTCACCCCTCCGGTCAATGTGGTTTGTATGAAATGGGGAACCCTCTACGGCCCCGAATACGTCAACAACCTGAAACGCGGCGTCGCCCGCCACCTCCGCCGTCCTCATCGTTTCGTCTGTTTCACCGACGATGTCACCGGACTCGATGCCGGCATCGAGACATTCCCCCTGCCTGAACTGGACCTGCCTGCCGGCCATGGCGACCGGCGCTGGCGCAAGCTCGCCCTCTTCCGCCGCGATCTCGCCGACCTTCAGGGCACCACGCTGTTTCTCGACCTCGATCTGGTCATCATGACCGATCTCGAACCGTTCTTCACGCATCCCGGAACATTCCTCATCATCCGGGACGACGATCTCTTCCGCGCCAAGCCGCTTCGCCGTATCAATCCGGCCCGCGACCGCTTCCTGCATTCGGTCGGCAACAGCTCCGTCTTCCGCTACGAGATCGGCGCGCACAGCTACATCCTCGACGCCTATCTGGCGGACCCTGCCAAGGCCATGGCGAATTACGAGATTTCCCAGCAGTTCCAGAGCGCCCAGCTCGCCGCCCACGGCCATCTGCAATACTGGCCGCGCGAATGGTGCGTGAGCTTCAAGAACGCCTGCGTTCCGCGCAATCTGGCCAGCTACATCTGGGATCCGGTCCCCCCGGAAGGCGCGAAAATGGTGGTTTTCGCCGGCCAGCCGAAGATGGGCGAAGTCCTCGCCGGTGGCGGGCACAAATGGTATCGCAGGATCGGCAAGGTCGACTGGCTGCACGATGCCTGGTACGGCAACGGCCAGATGGCTTCAGATCTCCAGAAGGGGCACCTTCTTGACCTGACGGATCGTCAGCATGGTCCGCACGGTATGGACGTGCTCGTTGGCGGTTAGCACCTCGATCACGAAGTCCTGAAAGCGGGTCAGGTTTTCCGCAACACAGTGCAGCAGGAAATCGCTGTCACCATTGACCATCCATGCCTGACGCACCATCGACCATCCCTCGGTGGCGGCGGCAAATGCCTTGAGATTGGCCTCAGACTGGTGTTTCAGGCCGATCATGCAGAAGGCGACGAGGTCGAAACCGAGCTTTGGCGCGCTCAACATCGCGTGATAGCCCTCGATGATACCGCTCTCCTCGAGCTTGCGCACGCGCCGGAGACAGGGCGGCGCAGAAATGCCGACCCTCTCGGAAAGCTCCACATTGGTCATCCTCCCGTCCCGTTGCAGTTCGCGCAGGATTCGAAGATCGATTGCGTCCAACTCGGCTCTCAGCACGGGGATGGCCTTTCATGATTTGCAGATGGGCATTTTCTAGCCGAACCCGTGGAATACGCAAGAATCTGGCTGCATTG
The window above is part of the Rhizobium sp. ACO-34A genome. Proteins encoded here:
- a CDS encoding ArsR family transcriptional regulator; amino-acid sequence: MLRAELDAIDLRILRELQRDGRMTNVELSERVGISAPPCLRRVRKLEESGIIEGYHAMLSAPKLGFDLVAFCMIGLKHQSEANLKAFAAATEGWSMVRQAWMVNGDSDFLLHCVAENLTRFQDFVIEVLTANEHVHTVRTMLTIRQVKKVPLLEI